The Xenopus tropicalis strain Nigerian chromosome 7, UCB_Xtro_10.0, whole genome shotgun sequence genome includes a region encoding these proteins:
- the ventx1.2 gene encoding homeobox protein vent1 (The RefSeq protein has 2 substitutions compared to this genomic sequence) — protein MVQQGFSIDLILARNREEAPDGKDSVSSRPHIPCAPQPLAPTKYAKEIPRRKDGQEQGEITSFQCSSEEARNRQFSNPSLPALHRSSGSSDEFSPAGSEDDGTESSGRNSQENDTEHRSKSPKSDLQRRLRTAFTPQQITRLEQAFNKQRYLGASERKKLATSLQLSEIQVKTWFQNRRMKLKRQIQDQQPSMVPPPVCYPQTFSYYPGGLPVPLNSGSFYQPPAHPFQAPQHSFIPQPLHHHMRMSAHQEQFPPLFGAQYM, from the exons ATGGTTCAACAGGGATTCTCTATTGACCTCATTCTAGCAAGGAATAGAGAGGAGGCACCAGATGGAAAGGACTCAGTAAGCTCCAGGCCCCACATACCTTGTGCCCCACAACCACTGGCCCCAACCAAGTATGCCAAGGAGATACCAAGGAGAAAGGATGGACAAGAACAAGGAGAAATCACCAGTTTTCAATGCTCTTCAGAAGAGGCAAGAAACAGACAATTTTCTAATCCTTCCTTACCAG CGTTGCACAGAAGTTCGGGGAGCTCGGATGAATTTTCTCCAGCAGGCTCAGAAGATGATGGCACTGAGAGCTCAGGAAGAAATTCCCAGGAAAATGACACAGAGCACAGGTCAAAGAGCCCCAAATCTGATCTCCAGCGCAGGCTGAGAACGGCATTCACCCCCCAGCAAATAACCAGACTGGAACAGGCATTCAATAAGCAGAGATATCTAGGGGCATCTGAAAGGAAGAAGCTGGCAACGTCTCTCCAACTCTCTGAAATACAG GTTAAAACCTGGTTCCAGAATCGAAGGATGAAACTGAAGAGGCAGATACAAGACCAGCAGCACAGCATGGTTCCTCCGCCAGTCTGTTACCCCCAGACCTTCTCTTATTACCCTGGTGGCTTTCCTGTCCCATTAAACAGTGGAAGCTTTTATCAGCCCCCGGCACATCCATTCCAGGCGCCACAGCATTCATTTATCCCCCAGCCGCTCCACCACCATATGAGGATGAGTGCTCACCAAGAACAATTCCCCCCACTCTTTGGTGCTCAGTACATGTAA
- the ventx3.2 gene encoding homeobox protein vex1: MEKRPYSVAWLSESSQRKPLCTNVDLLGYKSGNPDLPPNREYNVSLPSRVILPTPDYREKENYCGRNVHNGERSPPVRDQLHFHPAPQELTTSRRTSIEVSAESSTDQRVIGMTDTNKKTKSVCDEDAASRARTKFTAEQLEELEKSFKENRYIGSSEKRRLSKVLKLSENQIKTWFQNRRMKFKRQTQDARVEAFFSGLYLPYYGYPDLPTPGYSVQSEFPVLAPQTMAASSIPFGPLHSTVMSPGLHPAIPSANLGSYPCSSMLVRPILNEPTRQRYSPY, translated from the exons ATGGAGAAGAGACCATACTCAGTGGCATGGCTTTCAGAGAGCAGTCAGAGGAAACCCCTCTGCACCAATGTGGATCTATTGGGATACAAAAGTGGAAATCCAGACTTGCCGCCTAACAGGGAATACAATGTCTCATTGCCATCGAGAGTTATATTGCCAACTCCGGACTACAGAGAGAAGGAAAATTATTGTGGAAGGAATGTCCACAATGGAGAGAGAAGCCCACCGGTTAGAGACCAACTGCATTTCCACCCAGCACCACAAG AGCTTACTACATCTCGAAGGACTTCAATAGAGGTTTCCGCTGAGTCAAGCACTGACCAACGAGTCATTGGCATGACTGACACCAATAAGAAGACAAAATCTGTATGTGATGAAGATGCCGCTTCCAGAGCCCGCACCAAGTTCACCGCTGAGCAGCTGGAGGAGCTTGAGAAGAGCTTCAAGGAGAACAGATACATTGGATCCAGTGAGAAAAGGCGGCTGTCCAAGGTGCTGAAACTCTCTGAGAATCAG ATCAAAACCTGGTTTCAGAATAGAAGGATGAAGTTCAAGCGCCAAACACAAGATGCAAGGGTTGAAGCTTTCTTTTCAGGACTTTATTTGCCTTATTATGGTTACCCCGACCTTCCAACACCTGGATATTCCGTCCAGTCGGAGTTTCCTGTCCTGGCTCCTCAGACAATGGCAGCCTCATCTATTCCATTTGGCCCTCTGCACTCTACTGTAATGTCACCTGGACTCCATCCAGCTATTCCTTCCGCAAACCTTGGCTCTTATCCATGCTCTTCCATGCTTGTACGCCCAATACTCAATGAGCCCACCCGACAAAGATACAGCCCATACTAA